One window of the Sparus aurata chromosome 17, fSpaAur1.1, whole genome shotgun sequence genome contains the following:
- the LOC115568079 gene encoding ectonucleoside triphosphate diphosphohydrolase 3, which yields MASKQETAGRQMGYKCRIAGVLLLLLTSIAALIAVAVIQDTWKFKEYSLEYGIVIDSGSSRSTVYLYEWPGEKQNDTGVVTEIKNCRVKGDGISEMKVDPQKDAESWKAFQVCMDDIINAIPVAKQNATPLYLGATAGMRLLHEQDEKRSNDVMASLRKYLSSLPVNFKSASIISGQEEGLYGWVTVNYLMGNLIEKNVWNAYIRPDGAKTVGSMDLGGASTQIAFAITDNLTGPDYMPIKLYGYPYNVYTHSFLCYGKNEAEKRILDKVIQESSNPAYIINPCFPEGYNATIKASTIYDTECTKKPRGYNPDQEYFMVGVADSDRCLSMVKSIFDFETCSSSLCSFNGVEQPPVTGDFMAYAGFFYTARALLKNGTEDPDDFNSDFDRFNASVRQFCNSHWEVLRSEKTWISPRFLKTYCYSGHYMFSLLADGYKFDKDTFENINFAKQVKSTSIGWSLGYMLSMSNMIPSEVKEIFPMTNPVFAGLIFLFSALTIVTVVIVFIFLIRSCF from the exons ATGGCCTCCAAACAGGAAACGGCCGGACGGCAAATGGGCTACAAGTGTCGCATAGCAGGGGTGTTGCTACTCCTCTTGACCAGTATTGCTGCCCTTATTGCTGTTGCTGTCATCCAGGACACCTGGAAGTTCAAGGAATACAGCTTAGAG tATGGCATAGTGATAGACTCGGGTTCATCTCGTTCCACCGTGTACCTGTACGAGTGGCCAGGGGAGAAGCAGAATGACACAGGAGTGGTAACGGAGATAAAGAACTGTAGAGTTAAAG GTGATGGTATCTCAGAGATGAAAGTTGACCCACAGAAAGATGCAGAATCTTGGAAAGCGTTCCAAGTCTGCATGGACGACATCATAAATGCCATTCCTGTTGCAAAACAGAATGCCACACCTCTCTATCTGGGGGCTACTGCTGGAATGAGACTGCTACA CGAGCAGGATGAGAAGAGGTCCAACGACGTCATGGCAAGTCTCCGGAAATACCTGAGTTCTTTGCCGGTTAACTTCAAAAGCGCTTCCATCATCAGTGGTCAAGAGGAAGGGCTGTATGGATGGGTCACTGTCAACTACCTCATGGGAAACTTAATCGAG AAAAACGTGTGGAATGCCTACATACGCCCAGATGGGGCAAAGACTGTTGGATCCATGGACCTCGGTGGAGCATCAACACAGATTGCCTTTGCAATTACGGATAATCTCACAGGTCCTGACTACATGCCTATCAAACTGTATGGTTATCCCTAcaatgtgtacacacacagtttccTCTGCTATGGCAAAAATGAGGCAGAGAAGAGGATTCTGGACAAAGTAATACAG GAATCATCAAACCCAGCCTACATTATTAATCCCTGCTTCCCTGAAGGTTATAACGCAACCATAAAAGCCTCAACCATTTACGACACAGAATGCACAAAGAAACCGAGAGGCTACAACCCAGATCAGGAATACTTCATGGTTGGAGTCGCTGACTCAGACAGGTGTTTAAGCATGGTGAAGTCCATATTTGATTTCGAGACTTGCTCCTCATCATTGTGTTCCTTCAACGGCGTCGAGCAGCCACCCGTCACTGGAGATTTTATG GCATATGCAGGATTCTTCTACACCGCTAGGGCGCTGCTGAAGAACGGCACAGAAGATCCAGATGACTTCAATTCAGATTTTGATCGATTCAACGCCTCCGTCAGGCAATTCTGCAACTCACACTGGGAAGTG ctgAGGAGTGAAAAGACATGGATCTCTCCCAGATTTCTCAAGACTTACTGTTACTCAGGTCACTACATGTTTAGTTTGCTGGCAGATGGATACAAGTTTGACAAAGATacctttgaaaacatcaactttgcAAAACAG GTAAAGTCAACCAGCATAGGTTGGAGTTTGGGCTACATGCTGAGTATGTCCAATATGATCCCATCTGAAGTGAAAGAAATCTTCCCCATGACGAACCCTGTCTTTGCCGGcctcatctttttattttcagcacTAACCATTGTGACTGTTGTCATAGTTTTCATCTTCCTCATTCGCTCCTGCTTCTGA